Part of the Nostoc sp. ATCC 53789 genome, GGAAAGGGGCGGACAAGATGTCCACCCCACAAGAGTGGATAATTTATTTCTTGGTAATCCCTGAGTTAAAGACCGCCTACTTTCTTGTAGGGGATCAAAAGTCAGCCCTAATTTTTACTCACTCAACACTCCTGATATTTAGCGCCCGATTTCGACATCTTCGAGGATGCCAAGTGCGTCAGGAGTGAGGACGGCTGCGGAGTAGTAGGCGGTGACGAGGTAGGAGATGATTGCCTTTTCGCTGATGCCCATGAATCGAACAGACAAACTGGGTTGGTATTCATCGGGGATACCAGTTTGATGTAAGCCGATTACCCCTTGTTTTTCTACACCAGTGCGGAGCAAAAGGATAGAACTGGTACGGTTATTGGTGATGGGGATCTTGTTGGAAGGAAAGATAGGTACGCCGCGCCAAGATGTGACCTGAACCCCGTTCACATCTACGCTTTGTGGATAGAGACCCAGGCGGTTGGCCTCACGACCGAAGGCAGCGATTGTCCGGGGGTGAGCCAGGAAGAATCCCGGCTCTTTCCATACTGTCGCCAACAGTTCGTCCAAGTCATCGGGGGTGGGTGCGCCGCTACTGCTGTAGATCCGTTGTTTGAGGTCCGCATTGTGCAGCAATCCGAATTCGCGGTTGTTGAGCAATTCGTGTTCTTGACGTTCTCGCAATGCCTCGATAGTTAGCCGCAGTTGTTCTTCTGTCTGGTTGTACGGTTCGTTGTACAGATCGGCTACCCGCGTACTTACTCGCAACACCGTTTGAGCAATGCTCAACTCATATTCTCTGGGTTTGAGTTCGTAATCAGCGAAGGTTCCCGGCAACTCAGCCTCTTGGGGATGATTAGCTGCTAGCTCAATGGCAGCTTCACCTTGAGGAGTCTGTGGTTGGTTCAAGCGGGTGCGGAACTGTTCAACATGGGTTCCCAACGCCTCAGACTGAGCGATCGCCCTTTCAAAGGCCGCTTGCGGCAGCGATAAAACGATGGTTCTGGTAATCGCCTTGAGGGTGTACTGCCAAGTATCCTCGGACTGCACCACAGTTTCATCACCGAAATGGTCGCCGTCAGCTAGCACATCGAACACGATCTGCTCGCCATACTTGCCAACACCAATTTTGTTGACCTTACCACGAGCAATTAAAATGACGCGATCGGCAGGCTGGCCAAGTTCGACGATTACATCATCTGGGGCATACTCCTGCTGAACAAACTGGTTTGCTAACCCGGTCAATACGTCAAGGTTGTTAAACCCTCGCAGCAATGGCAACTCAGTAAGTTCTAGGGGAATCACTTGCACCGTTGCTCCAGTATTGGTGAAAGTCACTCGCCCATCACCGACGGAATAACTCAACCGACGGTTGACCCGATAAGCGCCACCTTTTGTCTGCACCCACGGCAATAACTTCAATAACCACCGCGATGTAATTTCCTGGGTTTGCGGTGCAGATTTGGCCGTTGTTGCCAAATTACGCGCCGCTGCTGTACTCAAGGTTAAATGGGGCTGCTGATCTTCTACATTCAAATTGGGGTCGTTAGAATACGTCACAACTTAATCCTCCACTTTTTAGTTACTAAAAAAACCGATCTCACGCGATCGCATACTGACCTTGAATTAACTCACCGACAAAAAACCTAACTTCATTGACCGAGTAATGATTTAAGACTCCCCTCACCGATCAACGAGCCAATACGCCTAGCTGAAGTACCCAGCCCTCTGGGCCCGCTAAGTAGCCGTCCTGCTAACGAATTACGCAATTCAAACTCCTTATAGCGGTCTACCGTTATATGCCACTTGAGTACACCGCACATCCATTGCTCTAGTTTCTTGACGTATCCGAGCAGTTTCTCGCGGGTACTTGCATCCAGGTTGAAATCGTCGAAAAGAACTGGTAGTTCAGTGGCGACGATGAGTTGAAACTGGAGCGCCCTAGAGGTCATCAGATTGTTGACAACTTCAACGGCCTGCGGCAAATCGCAGTTAAGGAAATTCTGAACCACCAGCACACAGTTATGGATTTCGCCCTCGAATTCGATTTCTTTCTGATAGGAAAAGATATCGTTGGTTAAACAGGCGAAGTCGGCGGCCGAGTTATCCAGCGATCGCATCGTTCGGGTGCGGTAAATCTCCTGCGGGATCTCGCTCCCCTGAGCTAGTCGCGACAAGCTCATGGTCAGATCCGAGCCAAAGGTCTTACGGCGCATCTCAACATAATCTATCGGGTCGGGAATCCGATTTTGGATCTGGTTGGCGAGTTCCCACACCCAGCTGTCAGTCATATCCTGAATTGCGCGGCGGAACTGAGTCCGCGCGTTGGCAGACATGGGGCCAGCTGTGCGAGACCAAATATCTGCCAAGCCTGCTTCCACCGGATTAGTCGGAACCTCGCTGGGGGTGGAGTCATCCAGAGGCATGAACGCCGACAGTCGGGCGTTGAATACTTTCGCACCAGCCATGTTACGGTTATTCCCGTAGAGCGCCGGGAAGTAATCGTCAGCGTATGTTCCCCAAACAAGCCAGCACGCTGTCAGATTCAGTTCAGGGCCAGACCCATTCGGATGGATCAACGCACCGCAGAGGGCTACATCGGCAACATCAAACTTGTGGTCATCCCAGATGACGGCATCAGGAATCCCAGGTAGTGATTCCAGCATCCCCATCTCACGCGCCCATTCCTTGGAATGCTTCCGCGCGGCATCTAGATGGGGATTCAAGCTTGTAGTGAAGGGCATATAAAACTTCGGCAGTGTTACTGGCCCGACAGCCTGGTATGGAACGTGAGTAAAGCTCTTAAATCTCCCCAAACCCAAGGCGGCGTATAGCGATCCAATCCGCGCAGCCGATGTGCCTAGCCCTGTGGGGCCTCCCAGAAATGGCGTGGATGTCTGAGAATTATCTCCTCCCTTGTTCATGTAACGGCTCGATCGCATGTGCCACTCGTGACCGCCCGACTGCCAGTCCTGAAGTCCTTTGATATAAAGGAGAACGTTCACACGAGCCACTGGGTCTAGTCCATACTCCTCAAAGAGAGGGGGCAACTCGGTGACGGCAGTGTTATCAAACTGGTATAACCGCGAGGTTAGCAGTTCGTTGGTGAGGTTAGCCGCCTCCTGGGTACTCACATTCAAGAAGCGCTCCAAGACCAACACGCAGTTGGCATTCTCGCCTTCATCCTCTACTTCTCTCTGGTAGGAGAACAGATCGTTGCGTAGATGTACTCCATCGGCAAATGTGTCTTTGAGTACACGCATTGGCCGAGTCGAGGCAATGTCAGCCGGAATCTCTATAAACACGGCGTGTTCGACGAGATCCGCTGACCACGGAGCGCCGCCAACCTTGCGGCGCATCTCAATGTATTCGATGGGGTTAGCGACTCGATCCTGGTTGATATTGGCAAGTTCCCACAGAGACTCTTCCAGGAGGTTCTTGGTACTCTCAAAGAATCGAAGTCGCCAGTCCACAGATTTAGTAAACGCGGTGCGAGACCACAGGTCGGCCAAGCCGCACTCCACGGGGTTGGTAGGTACTGGGGGGGTTTCGGTGGGATAAATCGGCATGAACATTGGTAGTCTGCCGAGATACTCCTTCGCCCCAGCCATGTCTTGGGTGCGCTTATAGATTTCAAGGAAGTGATCGTCGAAGAAGAACACCCAAACATACCAATCGGTCACTAGGTCAAGCTCTGTCCCTGGCGCATCTGGATGGGTATACGAGCAAAGCAAGGCGTAGTCGTGAGCATCAAATGTGCGCTCGTCCCAGATAACCGAGCTTTCCGCTTCCTCTTCTGAGCCAAGTATCCCCATCTGGTAGGCCCAAGCTTTGGAATGCGATCGCGCCGCTTCCAGGTTTGGGTTCAGCCGCGCGGGCCAAGGCATGTAAAATTCTGGCAGTTCAAAGGGTTGCATGATCTGCGCGTAACCTCCTCTGGAGTCTTCTTGCTGTCTTCATTTCGTGGCTGAGATTGGCAATTGATGAGCATCTTCACCAATCGCGCTATGTCCCCACGTATAGTTTTTTGGTGGTGGCTTGTATCAAGAGAATAATTTGAAGAAGAATTCAGAAGTCAGAATTCAGGAGCAAAGCCCAAGATACTCCGCCTTTGGTCATAATCAATCAGTAAGCAATTCAAACCTGCAACTGATAGCGTAGTTTCTCGTAGAAAATTCAAAATGAATTCTAACTCCTGAATTCTGTTTCGATAAAATGCTCTTAGTCCAGATAAAGAACTATGTGAGTTTTAGCTCAAGTTCTCTATACCCAAAAATAGGAGATTTGAAAAATCTGTTTGAGTTATTACTCATTTCAGATGATGGCAAATGAATTTTTAGTAATTTATGGTGTTCTCATAATCTTTCATGGTTATAGAAAAAAAGCAATACGTAGGCTAAAGCATTTAAACAGATAGTTAAATTAAAAATTGAACAATTAGAAGACAGTTAAGACAGTTAAGCAGATAGTTAAATTAAAAATTGAACAATTAGAAGACAGTTAAGACAGTTAAGCGGATAATTAAACTATTTAAGACAGTTATTAAACAATAATTACTGATTGTAAATCTTTGCAACTAAAGCGATAAGGCTCGGTTCATCCCCAAACCAAGTAGAAGCTCTAAACCCAAATCTACATAAGTCAGCCCAATGATGATATAAACCTCATCTATGTTGAAATCTAGAGTTTTTTAAAAGATATATTTATGTAGGTTGGGTGGAGTTAAACGCAACCTAACATTACCACCTTATTTATCTTGGGTTACGCGATCGCTGCACCCAACCTACAAAACTACGGTTCTCAAGGTAGACGAGGTTTATATGAAAAAACTGTGGTTTCGCTAGATGCTTTGGACATGATGTCTTTCTATTAAATTTTGTTTTTGTTTTAGTACACAGAAAGCAAAGAACTTTAAAAATCACAACTGCGATCGCTGCTAGAATCAAAAAAACATTGTAACCAGAACTTTTAACCACAAACCCAGCTAGCAGATTAGATTTATTACATAATTCAGCAAAATGGGAAAGGGTTAATAAAAAGCCCTTTCCCTCTCTTGCAAAAGCTGTAATTGTGTGAAATAACAATAAGATTCCCCATTTTTTTAATAAGTTGGGAATCTTAGCCTTTCCAGTTAGTCTGAAGAAATCCTATTTGACAATACGGTTCAGTTAAGGACTTCTTTCTTATCTTTGCGTCCTTCTCTAACGAGACGCTGCGCGAATGCGGTTCGTTAAAAAAATTGACTTGGCAAAGAGTTTTAGCCTTAACTGAACTGTATTGTCCTATTTCAACTAATACTCGACTAATTTGCGATCGCAATTAACTAATCAAGTATCTTTCTACTTCGTTACCTCTGCTCCCGCTTTGTTTGACTCATTAGATGAAGAAGTAGATTCTGTCTTCTCTGATTGCGTGTCACTCGTTTGTTGCAATTGGTTGAGATGAATGTTGTTCACTTGAACAATAAAGTATTCTAATGCTTGACTTGCCTTTTGTTGCTGTTGGCTTTCGTCAGACACATCATAACAACGATAAGGTAGAGTTACACCCAATATAAATTTTTCTTGTTCAGCTTCTAACAATTCAAGCGTTCGCGTAGCGTCTCGTAGAGAAGCCATGCCGTTGGCGCAGCCTCTCGTAGAGAAAGCTTTACGCTGCGCTATCCACCAGTCGCACAGAATACCCAACTGAATTCTGGCTCCTGACTCCTGAATTCTGTTTCGATAAAATGAATAGCAATAAATAGAATTAATTGTGCTGAGTGGGTAGAAGTCAGGACAACTTCGCAAATATATAGAGTTCTAACTTTTGCTTAGACATCCCTTGTATAACTGTTCTCAAGTAGCTTCTCCCTTAGCAAAACCTTCTAGCATCTACTATTAGCTCCCATTTTGTGATTGACTAGTTGGCTGAGATTCTTTACAAAAGCCAGAAATGTTTCTTTCTGTTCACGTAAAATTATCTAGATTCAGCAAGTCTAATTAATCCTAACCATACATACATTTGATTGATAATGCAATGCTTTCTTGATAGTAATTTTACGTAGCTCGTCAAATATTTTTGATACAATTTACGTGCTTGTCCCAAAAAATATATGATTTGGACTTTGCAATAGTCGAATTGTTTTTGGTGAATTTTAAGCCTATCGGGGGTGTTAAGCTGTCGTATCGAGATTGGCAGACAACTATTTCGACAGGAAATTATGCAAGATTCTCTGATTTATCAAGATATCCTTCAGAGAGGAAGATAGCAGGAAGCGCTAGCACTGATAAGATGCGAACAATTGCAGAAATTAACGAGAAAATCATCCGCCAACGTGCGGTAGTGTTGACAACTGAAGAGTTAAAAGCACGAGTTGTAGAAATTGGTGTTACTAAAGCGGCTAAAGAAGTTGATGTAATTACCACTGGTACGTTTGAGCCGATGGAATCAAGCGGTGCAATTATCAATCTCGGACACACTGACCCTCCGATCAAAATTCGTCGTTGCTGGTTAGATGGCGTACCAGCATACTCTGGTTTTGGAGCAGTAGATTTATATTTGGGTGCGAGTTGTGCTGTGGAGACGACAGACGGAGAAGAAGTCCGAGAACGTGGCGGCGGTCATGTAATCGAAGATTTGATCGCTGGTAAAGCTATACATGTAAAAGCGCAAGGACAAGTAACAGATTGTTACCCCAGAGCAAGTTTTGAGACTACAGTTACCCGTGAAACGATAAATCAGTTTTATTTATTCAATCCACGTAATCTTTATCAAAATTTTATTGTTGGTGTAAATGGTGGCGATCGCCCCCTGTTCACCTATCTGGGCCCTTTACAACCGCGTTTGGGGAATGCCGTTTACTCTAATCCCGGTGCTATTTCCCCCTTACTCAACGATCCTGATTTGCAACTCGTTGGTATAGGGACTCGAATTTTTTTAGGTGGCGGTATTGGTTATGTCGCCTGGGAAGGCACTCAGCACTTCCCCTTACAAAAACGTTTAGCTAATCGTACACCAATTGGGCCTTCTGCGACTTTAGCTTTAATTGGTGATGCCAAACAAATGGATGCTCATTGGGTGCGGGGTTGTTACTTTAAAAGTTATGGTCCCTCATTGATGTTAGGGGTTGGTGTACCACTCCCCGTATTAAATGAACAAGTAGTGGAACACTGCGCTGTACAAGATAAAGACTTAGTAGCCCCAATAGTAGATTTTTCCATTCCCCGACGCGTTCGTCCCACTTTTGGTTTGGTGAGTTATGCCCAACTCAAATCTGGGAGGATCACTATTGAGGGCAAAGCTGTACGCTCTGCCCCCTTAGCGAGTTTGTTTTTTTCTAGGCAAGTCGCCCTAGAGTTGAAAAAATGGATCGAAGCAGGGACGTTTACCCTCACAGAGCCAGTTTCTCCAATTCCGATGGAGCGATCTTTTCTACCCCAAGACCGTCGAACGGATTTTTGATCTTGGGGAATGGGGCAGGGGGAATGGGGCAGGGAGCAGGGGGGACAAGGGGACAAGAGGTGAGAACTTGAAACAAGTTTTTCTCCTTGTCCCCAAGTCCTCTTCTCAATTCCCCCTGCCCCATTCCCAATTCTTACTCTTGAGTCGGTTTCGGTCGCTTGATGGGTTTAGGAGCAGGCGTTTTTGGTATAGGTTTTGACACCACAGAGGTGTCTCCGCCTGTGCCTGTTTTCTTGATGGGACGTGGAGTTTCGCCGCTGCGTCTGGGGGGGAATGGTCTTCTACCACCAGCACCAGCACCAGCACCACCGCCAGCACGAGGGCCACCTCTGAATGGTGGTTTGCGTTTTTTGGGCAAGTCAGCGATCGCTTCAGCTTTTTCTACGATCAAAACATCAGCTTCTCGCTTGGCTTGGAAATCCCAGAACTTTCCTACTGCTTTGGTGGTCAGGACACCCCTCAATTTCAATTTGAAATACTTGGGTTTATCAGTTGGTTTGCGTGCAGCCTGCCTAATTTTGACTACCAAACTCTTAGCGTCAAAAGATTGGTATACTACTTCACCACGAACAGAAAAACCACCATCAGCTACTTCTGATGAGGGGATCGTGGGAATTGTGCTTAATTCAGAATTTTCGGATAAGCCATCATCAACTGTCTGTGACTCTTGCAACTCTAAATCTGATTCGTCCTCATCTGTTGAGCTTTTAGCCAGATTTTCTGGCTCCCAAACTCCAACGATTTGGATGTGCAAGGTGTCATTTTCTTGTCTTGTACGTGGATATACTACCCACAAATGTTCTTTTTCTAAGTCTAGATGATTCTTGACTAAGCTCATAATCCGCCCTAGGAGGACGGCATTGAGTTCTACACCATCTGTGGTTAGTAGCGTACCTTGAGTAAATTGTTCGCTGCTAGCATGATAGCGACCCCGGACTAATCCGATCGCTCGGTACTGCATCGGTTCGCTGGGAGGCGGAATCGGTTGCTGTCGATTGACTAAGTTCCCATTTGAGTCAGTCTCGCTGGGGTTGACAGGCGAATTTTCAAGTTTAGAGGGCTTGGGTACTATGTGAACATTAGAGGCAGCCTCTATGTTATTTGAGCCTTGGTTAGAGGCAGAAGAATTGGAGGATTCAGGCAACGGCATCAGGTCGGAATTCATAAAAACTCCTTGCGGCGGAGACACATCCCATTGTGGGATTTTATAAAGGTAGCTGGAAAGAGCATTTGTGCGATTGATGAAAGTATATTTGCTTTTCACAAATCCACACTAGGGTACTCTACACAATCCTAAAGGCGCTAAATTTAGTGTTTGTACATTAAACGTGTAATTTAGCGCCTTTACACTAGTTTCGGAAGCATATCATAGCTACAATTCTGACGGCTCCTCCTAAAGTCATCACTTACTTTAGCAGTGTAAATAGTTAATTGTTATAAAATTCACAGGCAATTGGCGATATTCCGCAAAGTTTTGGAAATTTATAACTTTACGATTTGTGTAAATGATAATGTCATTAGAGTTCAGGAGAAAGACAAAACTGTGTCTCAACCACGCAATCGCTGGATAGTTCAAGTCGTATTGGCGCTGGCAGTTCTTGCTTTTGTGGGTGTTTCGGTGATTCCCATAATTGGAGCATTTAATAATACGCCACCCTCAAACCAGAATACCGCTAGCACCAGAGGCACTTTGCCCTCTGCTGACCAAAAATCAAAATTGGAAGATGAAGTACGGGGTTATGAACTGGTTTTGCAAAGGGAACCAGAAAATCAGACTGCGCTTAAGGGCTTATTGCAAGCGCGTCTACAACTACTGAGTCAAAAAGAAAAAAGTGAGGTTAAACCAGCTGATATCCAAGTTGTCATTGAACCCCTGGAAAAGCTAGCCAAGCTAAATCCCGAACAGTCAGAATATTCAGTGCTACTAGCTCAAGCTAAACAGCAAATAGGCGATCGCGAAGGAGCTGCTCAAGCTTATCGCACAATTTTGTCTACAAAACCTGGCGATTTGAAGGCTTTGCAAGGAATGGTGGCTTTGTTAATCAGTCAGCAACGCCCGGAAGCAGCTATTGGTTTGCTGCAAGAAACCCTCTCGAAAGCAGCCCAAGCAAATACAATTCAGCCTGGAAGTGTAGATACAGTAGCCGTGCAGGTGTTGTTAGGTTCTGTTCATGCTTCCCAGAAACGCTACGCTCAAGCTAGCTCTGTATATGACCAGGCAATTAAGAAAGATCCTAAAGATTTTCGCCCCGTTGTGGCAAAAGCGATGCTCTTGAAACAACAGGGCAAAGACGCAGATGCAAAACCCTTATTTGATAGTGCCGCAGCTTTAGCACCTGCTCAGTACAAAGACGAAATTAAAAAGGCAGGAATGACTTCCCCCATTCCTAATTCGGCCGTATCTCCCGCCGCGCCTTCATTGAAAAGTACTCCGAAGTAATGGGAATTGGGAAGAGGACTTGGGGACAAGGGGAAAGACTTGTTTCAAGTTCTCACCTCTTGTCCCCTTGTCCCCAATTCTCCTTATGCTCCTTCAATGGCAGCTACGACACCAAAGACTAAAAACAGACATCCGCCAACAAAGGTGAGTTGACGCTCAGAAATGCGTCCGGCAATCATTTTGCCACCAATAACTGCGATCGCAGCACAAATGGCATGTCCTAAAATTGCACCTATTGTCACTCCAATGGGATTATTACCTGCGGCTAGGGCAATAGTGGCAATTTGCGTGCGATCTCCCCACTCTGCCATAAATGTCAATATAAAGGCTTCTATGACAATTGCTAAGGAAGTCTTTTTCTTTGGTAACTCCAAATCTGCTTTTTTCACCGCAGCTTCGGCTTCTTCTATAACTTCCGTATCACAAGCAGCCGAAGACATCTTACTCGCGTCATATAACAGCTTGATACCAAAGGCAAGAAACAAAAATATTTCGGCGTAATGAATATAAGCTTTTGGCAATAAAGATACCGCTTGTCCAAATAGCACCGAAAGGATGGTCATCGCAGCCAAAGCAGCTGTCACACCTATAAATACCAGCCGCCGTGGGTGGTGCATTGCCAAAATCACAGCAATAAAAAATGTTTTATCGCCTAATTCGGAAACTGTAATTAATAATAAACCTGCGGTAAAAGCTGTTAACACTCTCTCAAGCTCCTGAAGAATCCTTTACCGATGTGAAGCTTGATGAGAACCAAAAGACCTCACCAAGTTTACACTTTTCGGTGTGAACTTAGTGAAGGTCTCGCTTTCAAATATTTATTATTCGCCATCTGAACCAGGCTCATCGCCAGTATGTTGATTCAGATGTACTGGCTTTCAAGTTTTTTTGCCAGCAGCTACTCCCCTTCTATGCAAAATGTATTATACATTTTTTGCAAGAATAAGTCAAGAGTAGGGAATGGAGAGCCATCACATGTGATTTGTATTATCTGTCTCTACCAATACTTGCTTTGGTTAGGCAATCACAGTAATATTTTCACTAGTAAGCAACGCTTGATTCGAGAATTGCGCTATCTGAACTTGTGCTGTACCACCAACGCCATCTTGATCAAAGAATAGGTTCCCCGTAGTTTGATCATAGATGAAGCGATCGCCTGCGGTTGTCGCACTAGTCCCAAGTTGGAATAAGCTCGAATCAAGTATTGTATCCTGAGATTGCCCCAGTCCAAATTCTGCTTTGGAAACTAAGATAGTATCATCTCCAACAGTAAAACCAGTGATGATATCATAGTTTCCAGTCAGGGGATAAGTCAGCTTGAAACTATCTTGACCACTTCCACCAGTGACTACATCGTTTGGGGTATCGTTAATATCATTGACTACGATTGCGATCGCTTCCTCGTAGAATAAGCCGCCCTGATCTGTAGTGCGTAAACGGATGTTGTAGCTATTCTTGGTTTCGTAGTCGGGTGAGACATTAATTTGTAACTCGTTACCTACAATTGTGAAGACGCTGTTATCGGTGCTGTCTATACCTGAAACTAAAGTGTAAGTGTGGGTGTCGTCTGGATCAGCGTCAATGGTGCTAAAGTTGCCAATTACTGTGTTGGCAGGAACATTCTCGTCAACACTAGTGTTACTCAGGCTCAGGTCAGTGGGAGTATTGTTCAGGTCAAGCTGAAAAAGTTCTTGCCCAGTGTTCCCATTGTCTGCAAAAAAGTAGAGCTTGCCATTGATGTAAGTGAGGTTGTTAGGGTAAGAGCTACTTGTGCCAGAGAACATATCCTTGACGCAGACGGTACCAGCCTCAGTGCCATCACTCTTCCACAGTTCAGTTCCCCCACTGCTGTCGGAGGCGCTGAAGTAGAGCGTGCCATTGACATTGGTCAGATTTTGCGGATTTGAGCTACCACTACCAGAGACAATATCCTTAACGCGAACAGTACCATCTTCCGTACCATCACTCTTCCACAGTTCATTGCCCCCACTCATGTCAGTGCCTCTGAAGTAGAGCGTGCCATTGACATTGGTCAGATTTTGCGGATTTGAGCTACCTGTACCAGAGAAAATATCCTTGACGCGGACAGTACCAGATTCTGTACCATCACTCTTCCACAGTTCGTTGCC contains:
- a CDS encoding family 2B encapsulin nanocompartment shell protein, with protein sequence MTYSNDPNLNVEDQQPHLTLSTAAARNLATTAKSAPQTQEITSRWLLKLLPWVQTKGGAYRVNRRLSYSVGDGRVTFTNTGATVQVIPLELTELPLLRGFNNLDVLTGLANQFVQQEYAPDDVIVELGQPADRVILIARGKVNKIGVGKYGEQIVFDVLADGDHFGDETVVQSEDTWQYTLKAITRTIVLSLPQAAFERAIAQSEALGTHVEQFRTRLNQPQTPQGEAAIELAANHPQEAELPGTFADYELKPREYELSIAQTVLRVSTRVADLYNEPYNQTEEQLRLTIEALRERQEHELLNNREFGLLHNADLKQRIYSSSGAPTPDDLDELLATVWKEPGFFLAHPRTIAAFGREANRLGLYPQSVDVNGVQVTSWRGVPIFPSNKIPITNNRTSSILLLRTGVEKQGVIGLHQTGIPDEYQPSLSVRFMGISEKAIISYLVTAYYSAAVLTPDALGILEDVEIGR
- a CDS encoding family 2 encapsulin nanocompartment cargo protein terpene cyclase, with product MQPFELPEFYMPWPARLNPNLEAARSHSKAWAYQMGILGSEEEAESSVIWDERTFDAHDYALLCSYTHPDAPGTELDLVTDWYVWVFFFDDHFLEIYKRTQDMAGAKEYLGRLPMFMPIYPTETPPVPTNPVECGLADLWSRTAFTKSVDWRLRFFESTKNLLEESLWELANINQDRVANPIEYIEMRRKVGGAPWSADLVEHAVFIEIPADIASTRPMRVLKDTFADGVHLRNDLFSYQREVEDEGENANCVLVLERFLNVSTQEAANLTNELLTSRLYQFDNTAVTELPPLFEEYGLDPVARVNVLLYIKGLQDWQSGGHEWHMRSSRYMNKGGDNSQTSTPFLGGPTGLGTSAARIGSLYAALGLGRFKSFTHVPYQAVGPVTLPKFYMPFTTSLNPHLDAARKHSKEWAREMGMLESLPGIPDAVIWDDHKFDVADVALCGALIHPNGSGPELNLTACWLVWGTYADDYFPALYGNNRNMAGAKVFNARLSAFMPLDDSTPSEVPTNPVEAGLADIWSRTAGPMSANARTQFRRAIQDMTDSWVWELANQIQNRIPDPIDYVEMRRKTFGSDLTMSLSRLAQGSEIPQEIYRTRTMRSLDNSAADFACLTNDIFSYQKEIEFEGEIHNCVLVVQNFLNCDLPQAVEVVNNLMTSRALQFQLIVATELPVLFDDFNLDASTREKLLGYVKKLEQWMCGVLKWHITVDRYKEFELRNSLAGRLLSGPRGLGTSARRIGSLIGEGSLKSLLGQ
- a CDS encoding homocysteine biosynthesis protein, yielding MRTIAEINEKIIRQRAVVLTTEELKARVVEIGVTKAAKEVDVITTGTFEPMESSGAIINLGHTDPPIKIRRCWLDGVPAYSGFGAVDLYLGASCAVETTDGEEVRERGGGHVIEDLIAGKAIHVKAQGQVTDCYPRASFETTVTRETINQFYLFNPRNLYQNFIVGVNGGDRPLFTYLGPLQPRLGNAVYSNPGAISPLLNDPDLQLVGIGTRIFLGGGIGYVAWEGTQHFPLQKRLANRTPIGPSATLALIGDAKQMDAHWVRGCYFKSYGPSLMLGVGVPLPVLNEQVVEHCAVQDKDLVAPIVDFSIPRRVRPTFGLVSYAQLKSGRITIEGKAVRSAPLASLFFSRQVALELKKWIEAGTFTLTEPVSPIPMERSFLPQDRRTDF
- a CDS encoding tetratricopeptide repeat protein, with amino-acid sequence MSQPRNRWIVQVVLALAVLAFVGVSVIPIIGAFNNTPPSNQNTASTRGTLPSADQKSKLEDEVRGYELVLQREPENQTALKGLLQARLQLLSQKEKSEVKPADIQVVIEPLEKLAKLNPEQSEYSVLLAQAKQQIGDREGAAQAYRTILSTKPGDLKALQGMVALLISQQRPEAAIGLLQETLSKAAQANTIQPGSVDTVAVQVLLGSVHASQKRYAQASSVYDQAIKKDPKDFRPVVAKAMLLKQQGKDADAKPLFDSAAALAPAQYKDEIKKAGMTSPIPNSAVSPAAPSLKSTPK
- a CDS encoding TMEM165/GDT1 family protein, whose translation is MLTAFTAGLLLITVSELGDKTFFIAVILAMHHPRRLVFIGVTAALAAMTILSVLFGQAVSLLPKAYIHYAEIFLFLAFGIKLLYDASKMSSAACDTEVIEEAEAAVKKADLELPKKKTSLAIVIEAFILTFMAEWGDRTQIATIALAAGNNPIGVTIGAILGHAICAAIAVIGGKMIAGRISERQLTFVGGCLFLVFGVVAAIEGA
- a CDS encoding ELWxxDGT repeat protein translates to MTNVNGTLYFSAIDSNGGTELWKSDGTEAGTVPVKDIFSGTGSSNPNSLTNVDGTLYFSATDSNGGNELWKSDGTEAGTVRVKDIFSGTGSSNPQNLTNVNGTLYFRATNSSEGSELWKSDGTEDGTVRVKDINTATVSSDPYFLTNVNDTLYFRATDGSGGNELWKSDGTENGTVRVKDIFSGSGSSNPQNLTNVNGTLYFSASDSSGGNELWKSDGTEAGTVRVKDIFSGMSGSDPNFLTNINGTLYFVATNSSGGRELWKSDGTEDGTVRVKDIVSGTGSSNPQNLTNVNGTLYFSATDSSGGRELWKSDGTESGTVRVKDIFSGKGSSYAQNLTNINGTLYFVATDNSGGNELWKSDGTESGTVRVKDIFSGTGSSNPQNLTNVNGTLYFRGTDMSGGNELWKSDGTEDGTVRVKDIVSGSGSSNPQNLTNVNGTLYFSASDSSGGTELWKSDGTEAGTVCVKDMFSGTSSSYPNNLTYINGKLYFFADNGNTGQELFQLDLNNTPTDLSLSNTSVDENVPANTVIGNFSTIDADPDDTHTYTLVSGIDSTDNSVFTIVGNELQINVSPDYETKNSYNIRLRTTDQGGLFYEEAIAIVVNDINDTPNDVVTGGSGQDSFKLTYPLTGNYDIITGFTVGDDTILVSKAEFGLGQSQDTILDSSLFQLGTSATTAGDRFIYDQTTGNLFFDQDGVGGTAQVQIAQFSNQALLTSENITVIA